The following proteins are co-located in the Methanobacterium aggregans genome:
- the cobT gene encoding nicotinate mononucleotide-dependent phosphoribosyltransferase CobT, with protein MKDAIKCYGSSKILPEIEGKDSLFLCVMASTATSRIPGITGAGATPELTDYTPAADMELVVCGEPRCLPEIPQTVVDGAPAPTPAVITKAALELGNIPLMVVDAGAAVKPNLPYLKLNEEPGGNIGTGRAVSNSEAIFKRGKLLGETLSKLTEHIVIGESTPAGTTTALGVLTAMGYDVDHKISGSTPENPHDMKQKLVNEGMNAAGFKAGEMKSEPFKAVGAVGDPMIPAVAGIAAGSSVPVTLAGGTQMMAVCAVLKAAVPEFDFDKLAVATTVFVAEDETSDINHISRQISEIPVFAVDPAFEKSDNPGLRSYTTGFVKEGAGAGGAMMAAILKGVPVDDIRRKTEDICMDIF; from the coding sequence ATGAAGGATGCAATCAAATGTTACGGATCATCAAAAATCCTGCCTGAAATAGAGGGAAAGGATTCATTATTCCTGTGCGTAATGGCTAGCACAGCCACATCAAGAATACCTGGCATAACTGGTGCAGGAGCAACACCAGAACTCACAGATTACACTCCTGCAGCCGACATGGAGCTTGTGGTATGTGGTGAACCCAGATGTTTGCCTGAAATACCCCAGACGGTTGTGGACGGTGCACCTGCACCCACACCTGCAGTCATAACCAAGGCCGCTCTGGAACTTGGAAACATACCCTTGATGGTTGTTGATGCTGGTGCGGCCGTAAAACCAAACCTCCCCTACTTGAAGCTCAACGAAGAACCTGGTGGAAACATTGGAACAGGCAGAGCAGTTTCAAACAGTGAAGCTATATTCAAAAGGGGAAAACTACTGGGTGAAACCCTTTCAAAACTTACAGAACACATTGTGATTGGTGAAAGCACACCTGCAGGTACAACCACAGCCCTCGGAGTTTTAACTGCCATGGGATATGATGTTGACCATAAGATAAGTGGAAGCACACCAGAAAACCCCCACGACATGAAACAAAAGCTTGTGAATGAAGGTATGAATGCTGCAGGTTTCAAAGCAGGAGAAATGAAATCTGAGCCATTCAAAGCCGTTGGTGCCGTTGGTGATCCAATGATACCTGCAGTTGCAGGTATTGCAGCTGGAAGCAGTGTTCCAGTAACCCTTGCAGGTGGAACCCAGATGATGGCGGTTTGCGCAGTTTTAAAGGCTGCTGTGCCAGAATTCGATTTTGATAAACTGGCAGTTGCAACCACAGTATTCGTTGCAGAGGATGAAACCTCGGACATAAATCATATCTCACGTCAAATATCTGAAATACCAGTTTTTGCAGTGGATCCTGCCTTTGAGAAATCCGACAATCCTGGACTTAGAAGTTACACCACAGGATTCGTTAAGGAGGGTGCGGGGGCTGGCGGTGC